In one Pseudodesulfovibrio tunisiensis genomic region, the following are encoded:
- a CDS encoding carbamate kinase: MNKEKLAVVAIGGNALIPDPKNLSLEDQYAMVKDIAAHVADMITLGWNVVLTHGNGPQVGFIMRRSELSREHVSGVPMDYAGADIQGAVGFMFCKALRNEFRRKGIRREPIALVTQTLVDRNDPAFANPTKPIGSWYSKEEAEELAKANNWSIVEDSGRGWRRVVPSPAPVAIVEQNSINQLVRDGYLVIALGGGGIPVIQKENGDIEGVEAVIDKDFSSSILARELQADMLLLPTGVDRVALNFNTPEERWIDTMTLREARTLCAAGEFPKGSMEPKVTALADFVEYQGGTGIITSLPLMSKALTGNAGTRIIPE; the protein is encoded by the coding sequence ATGAACAAGGAAAAACTGGCCGTCGTGGCCATTGGCGGCAACGCCCTCATTCCCGATCCGAAGAACCTGTCGCTGGAAGACCAGTACGCCATGGTCAAGGACATCGCCGCTCATGTGGCAGACATGATCACTCTGGGCTGGAACGTGGTCCTGACCCACGGCAACGGTCCGCAGGTGGGATTCATCATGCGACGCTCCGAACTCAGCCGGGAGCACGTTTCCGGGGTCCCCATGGACTACGCAGGCGCGGACATTCAGGGTGCGGTGGGCTTCATGTTCTGCAAGGCCCTGCGCAATGAATTCCGACGCAAGGGCATCAGACGCGAGCCCATCGCACTGGTTACGCAAACCCTTGTGGATCGCAATGATCCGGCCTTTGCCAACCCGACCAAGCCCATCGGCTCGTGGTACTCCAAGGAGGAAGCCGAGGAACTGGCCAAGGCCAACAACTGGAGCATCGTGGAGGATTCCGGACGCGGCTGGCGTCGGGTCGTGCCCTCTCCTGCACCGGTGGCCATTGTGGAGCAGAACTCCATCAATCAACTGGTCAGGGACGGCTATCTGGTCATTGCTCTGGGAGGCGGAGGCATCCCGGTCATCCAGAAGGAAAACGGCGATATTGAAGGCGTGGAAGCCGTGATCGACAAGGACTTCTCTTCCTCGATTCTGGCTCGGGAGCTTCAGGCCGACATGCTCCTGCTGCCCACGGGGGTGGACCGGGTGGCCTTGAACTTCAACACCCCGGAAGAGCGGTGGATCGACACCATGACCCTGCGTGAAGCCAGAACCCTCTGCGCTGCCGGGGAGTTCCCCAAGGGCAGTATGGAACCCAAGGTCACGGCGCTTGCCGACTTCGTGGAATATCAGGGTGGTACAGGCATCATCACCAGCCTGCCGCTCATGAGCAAGGCCTTGACAGGTAACGCGGGAACACGGATAATTCCTGAATAA
- a CDS encoding DUF1116 domain-containing protein produces MKNIISDPMHVINVGLARFTDSLSSQGVPVAACPWQPPAGGDPVLAWKLARLLNNPEVDKANEIAFSRYMESNPVLEGVGTAGKDIPGMDGKRILHSGPPIAWENMCGPQQGAVMGAILFEGWADTPEAARRMVEAGEVELAPCHHHQAVGPMAGVISPSMPVWMVRDAVHGNRTFSNFNEGLGKVLRFGAFGKDVLDRLHWMADVLAPVLQKAVEKMEPLEIKSLMAQALHMGDEVHNRNAAATSMFFRKLAPAALQTGMDPAQVAAALNFIAGNDHFFLNLSMASCKTMMNAAAGVKNSSMVTVMARNGVQFGVRISAFPDQWFVADAPMVDGLFFPGYSKNDAAADLGDSAITETAGVGGFAMAAAPAITQFVGGTVADAVKNSRNMQRITVGRNAAFTLPLLDFGGSAAGIDCRKVADTGIQPIINTGIAHKEAGIGQIGAGLTAAPLECFTQAIDALDASLHE; encoded by the coding sequence ATGAAGAATATCATATCCGATCCCATGCATGTCATTAATGTCGGTCTCGCCCGATTCACGGATTCCCTGTCCTCGCAGGGCGTGCCCGTGGCAGCCTGCCCCTGGCAGCCTCCGGCGGGTGGCGACCCGGTTCTGGCCTGGAAACTGGCCCGCCTCCTGAACAACCCCGAAGTGGACAAGGCCAATGAAATCGCGTTTTCACGCTACATGGAATCCAATCCCGTACTGGAAGGCGTAGGTACCGCAGGCAAGGACATTCCCGGCATGGACGGCAAGCGCATCCTGCATTCCGGCCCGCCCATCGCCTGGGAAAACATGTGCGGCCCCCAGCAGGGAGCCGTCATGGGCGCCATCCTTTTCGAAGGTTGGGCAGACACTCCGGAAGCCGCCCGCAGGATGGTGGAGGCCGGAGAAGTCGAGCTCGCGCCCTGTCATCACCATCAGGCTGTCGGCCCCATGGCAGGTGTAATCAGCCCTTCCATGCCCGTATGGATGGTGCGCGACGCGGTCCACGGCAATCGCACCTTCAGCAACTTCAATGAAGGCCTGGGCAAGGTGCTGCGTTTCGGTGCGTTCGGCAAGGACGTGCTGGACCGGCTGCACTGGATGGCCGACGTGCTCGCCCCGGTGCTGCAGAAGGCCGTGGAAAAAATGGAGCCGCTGGAAATCAAGTCCCTGATGGCGCAGGCCCTGCACATGGGCGACGAGGTGCACAACCGCAATGCGGCAGCCACGTCCATGTTCTTCCGCAAACTGGCTCCTGCCGCCCTGCAGACCGGCATGGACCCGGCACAGGTCGCTGCCGCGCTGAACTTCATTGCCGGAAACGACCACTTCTTCCTGAACCTGTCCATGGCTTCCTGCAAGACCATGATGAACGCTGCCGCAGGCGTGAAGAACTCCAGCATGGTCACGGTCATGGCGCGCAACGGCGTGCAGTTCGGCGTGCGCATCTCCGCGTTCCCGGACCAGTGGTTCGTGGCGGACGCTCCCATGGTGGATGGTCTGTTCTTCCCGGGCTACTCCAAAAACGACGCAGCAGCGGATTTGGGCGACAGCGCCATCACCGAGACTGCTGGCGTCGGCGGATTCGCCATGGCGGCAGCTCCGGCCATCACCCAGTTCGTGGGCGGCACCGTGGCGGACGCGGTCAAGAATTCCCGTAACATGCAGCGCATCACCGTGGGACGCAACGCCGCCTTCACCCTGCCTCTGCTCGACTTCGGCGGCTCTGCCGCAGGCATTGACTGCCGCAAGGTCGCGGACACCGGCATTCAGCCCATCATCAACACCGGCATTGCCCACAAGGAAGCCGGTATCGGGCAGATCGGCGCCGGACTGACCGCCGCGCCCCTCGAATGCTTCACTCAGGCCATCGATGCGCTGGACGCCAGCCTGCACGAATAA